In Aegilops tauschii subsp. strangulata cultivar AL8/78 chromosome 3, Aet v6.0, whole genome shotgun sequence, one genomic interval encodes:
- the LOC109750365 gene encoding protein FAR1-RELATED SEQUENCE 5-like, whose amino-acid sequence MAKTYEFYGKAQDHHATRGNKRQPGPSTTINSGAGTSTAGTSEHTEGAFHQQVNNTATNNAESVSELAIVPAMMTSTPLHTSTSNTQADETTADTEVNDETDDEAQGDEEDGQSEIMIPQPPYVGQRFGSFEDAKEFYQRYAIFHGFAVNTEYHRKKTNEYSRGEIRCYKARKNKKSKGVAPVVPERKRGIIVKTECPVRCKLNTDGARWVVTEYFDEHNHELIKKFDLVKFLSAHKGFSPLEKKFVKLLHDCNVGPSRMVQILSLIHSGDGRLSSMPYIPADVTNLKAKYRRESRLADIEDTIACFEEKAKTDTDFFYWIRLDDEDRVRNMYWVDGAARRAYTHFRDCISFDATYLTNMYKMPRAPFIGINNHNQSLQFGCRLVRNEDTDGYTWLFKTLLECMGGLAPMNIITDQGFSMRASIEEVFPLAAHRHCRWHIIKKAEETLGPFFADRPELHKAFELCVDHSLTVEEFERSWTAMIETYQVQDNETLTSLWEKRMYWVPAYFVQCFFPFLQTTQRSEGFNAVLKRYVSPGNSLLQFAKQYTALQ is encoded by the exons ATGGCAAAGACTTACGAGTTTTATGGAAAAGCGCAGGACCATCATGCAACACGTGGCAACAAGCGGCAACCAG GACCTTCAACTACAATCAACAGCGGCGCGGGGACATCTACTGCGGGAACCTCTGAGCACACGGAAGGAGCGTTCCACCAGCAAGTCAACAATACTGCCACAAACAATGCAGAATCAGTGTCGGAACTGGCAATCGTTCCAGCAATGATGACAAGCACACCTTTGCACACCAGCACAAGCAACACTCAAGCAGATGAAACAACCGCTGATACTGAAGTGAATGATGAAACTGATGACGAAGCACAAGGGGATGAAGAAGATGGGCAATCAGAAATCATGATACCTCAACCACCATATGTTGGGCAGAGATTTGGTTCgtttgaagatgccaaggaattCTACCAGAGATATGCAATATTCCATGGGTTTGCGGTGAACACCGAATACCATAGGAAAAAAACTAACGAGTACAGCAGAGGTGAGATAAGGTGCTACAAGGCACGAAAGAACAAGAAGAGTAAAGGTGTTGCGCCTGTCGTGCCGGAACGAAAGAGAGGTATCATTGTCAAGACGGAATGCCCTGTCCGGTGTAAGCTAAACACAGATGGAGCACGGTGGGTGGTCACCGAATATTTCGACGAACACAACCACGAACTCATAAAGAAGTTTGACCTGGTAAAATTTCTGAGCGCCCACAAAGGATTCAGCCCCCTCGAGAAGAAATTCGTAAAATTGCTACATGATTGTAATGTCGGTCCATCAAGAATGGTCCAAATACTGTCCCTGATCCACAGCGGAGATGGTAGACTGAGTAGCATGCCTTACATACCAGCAGACGTCACAAACCTAAAGGCAAAGTACCGTAGAGAGAGCAGGTTGGCTGATATAGAAGACACGATAGCCTGCTTCGAAGAGAAAGCAAAAACAGATACTGATTTCTTCTACTGGATAAGATTGGACGATGAGGACCGTGTCAGAAACATGTATTGGGTGGATGGTGCTGCAAGAAGAGCCTACACACATTTCCGTGACTGCATTTCGTTCGACGCGACATATCTCACTAATATGTACAAGATGCCCCGCGCTCCATTCATAGGAATAAATAACCACAATCAGTCATTGCAGTTCGGTTGCCGACTCGTTCGGAACGAAGATACGGATGGTTACACTTGGCTGTTCAAAACCCTCTTAGAGTGCATGGGTGGACTTGCTCCAATGAACATAATAACAGACCAGGGTTTTAGCATGCGTGCAAGCATAGAGGAGGTCTTTCCGTTGGCAGCGCACAGGCACTGCAGGTGGCATATTATTAAGAAGGCTGAAGAGACACTAGGACCATTCTTTGCAGACCGTCCAGAGCTACACAAGGCATTCGAGTTGTGCGTGGACCACAGCTTGACGGTGGAGGAGTTTGAACGGAGCTGGACGGCTATGATTGAAACATACCAAGTCCAAGACAACGAGACACTTACTAGCCTGTGGGAGAAGCGAATGTACTGGGTGCCGGCCTACTTCGTGCAGTGCTTCTTCCCATTTCTGCAGACTACTCAGCGCAGCGAGGGGTTCAATGCTGTTTTGAAGCGGTACGTGAGCCCTGGCAACTCATTGCTGCAGTTTGCCAAGCAATACACAGCTTTGCAATAG
- the LOC109750376 gene encoding uncharacterized protein, translated as MGRRRRQPSSPSPAAEHPLEDDDLLREILLRLPPQPPYLLRASLVAKRWRHIATDPKFLRRFRVHHRKPPLLGDFSYEDGRLSFRSTLDLPYRIPPDHFPLQLQHHGREPWTLVDCRHGRVLLINSEMRQVIVWDPLTGDRSLLSPPPAFDDMHTAAVLCAAGEQGHAHGACHSSPFKVVVVDSCEHGDETVVFVSVYASETGVWSDLLSTTLASMGIAVGNRSTLVGKTLRWLLLMSNNILEFDMDRQTLAVIKRPPGVRSDDSAWIIQADDGGVGFSALSCPHCQ; from the coding sequence atgggccgccgccgccgccaaccctcTTCGCCGTCGCCGGCGGCGGAGCATCCGCTGGAAGACGACGACCTACTGCGCGAGATCCTCCTCCGCCTACCCCCACAGCCGCCCTACCTCCTGCGCGCCTCCCTCGTCGCCAAGCGCTGGCGACACATCGCCACCGACCCCAAGTTCCTCCGCCGCTTCCGCGTCCACCACCGGAAGCCTCCCCTCCTCGGGGACTTCTCGTATGAAGACGGGAGACTCTCGTTCAGATCCACCCTGGACCTGCCCTACCGCATCCCTCCCGACCACTTCCCCCTACAACTACAGCACCACGGTCGCGAGCCATGGACGTTGGTCGACTGCCGCCACGGACGCGTGCTCCTCATCAACAGCGAGATGCGTCAGGTCATTGTGTGGGACCCCTTGACTGGCGACCGCTCCCTCTTGTCACCTCCGCCGGCGTTTGACGACATGCACACTGCGGCGGTGCTCTGCGCTGCCGGCGAGCAGGGCCACGCGCATGGTGCCTGCCACTCGAGCCCTTTTAAAGTGGTCGTGGTGGACAGCTGCGAGCACGGCGATGAAACCGTCGTCTTCGTGAGTGTTTACGCATCGGAGACTGGCGTATGGAGTGATCTCCTCTCAACAACGCTTGCATCTATGGGTATTGCTGTTGGTAATCGCAGCACACTTGTTGGTAAGACCCTTCGCTGGTTGCTTCTGATGAGTAACAACATACTTGAGTTTGATATGGATAGACAGACGCTAGCTGTGATCAAAAGGCCACCTGGTGTTCGTTCGGATGACAGTGCTTGGATCATCCAGGCAGACGATGGCGGTGTTGGCTTCTCTGCTTTGTCGTGCCCCCACTGCCAGTAA
- the LOC109750405 gene encoding protein BOLA2, translating into MGVTKEDVEAAVAAALSPTHLVVTDTSGGCGASYEIEVVSDKFEGKRLLERHRMVNTALAPLMAEIHAVSIKALTPAQAQPKSEPAAADKAQA; encoded by the exons ATGGGCGTGACCAAGGAGGACGTggaggccgccgtcgccgccgcgctcAGCCCTACCCACCTC GTGGTCACCGATACATCCGGCGG GTGCGGCGCGAGCTACGAGATCGAGGTGGTGTCGGACAAGTTCGAGGGGAAGCGGCTGCTGGAGCGCCACCGGATGGTCAACACCGCGCTGGCGCCGCTCATGGCCGAGATCCACGCCGTCTCCATCAAGGCGCTCACCCCCGCGCAGGCCCAGCCCAAGTCGGAGCCGGCCGCCGCCGACAAGGCGCAGGCCTGA
- the LOC109750384 gene encoding sm-like protein LSM3A has product MASADEEIAVKEPLDLIRLSLDERIYVKLRSDRELRGKLHAYDQHLNMILGDVEEIVTTVEIDDETYEEIVRTTRRTIPFLFVRGDGVILVSPPLRTA; this is encoded by the exons ATGGCGTCGGCCGACGAGGAGATCGCGGTGAAGGAGCCGCTGGATCTGATTAGGCTCAGCCTCGACGAGCGCATCTACGTCAAGCTCCGGTCCGACCGCGAGCTCCGCGGCAAGCTCCAT GCATATGATCAGCACTTGAACATGATCCTTGGAGATGTTGAGGAGATTGTAACAACTGTTGAGATCGACGATGAAACATATGAGGAAATTGTGCGA ACAACCAGGCGTACCATCCCCTTCCTATTTGTCCGAGGTGATGGTGTCATATTGGTCTCTCCGCCTCTGCGAACGGCGTGA